The sequence CCAGCTCCGACGGATGGATTGGTTGTCACGCCTGCTGCTGGGTTCCGCGCGCCTTGCCATTCAGCACGCCAATATCGAAGAAGAGATCGCCTCGGCCCCCGAGCGAACGGCGATCGTCGCGGGATCTGCTTTCGGAGCCCAGCGCGAAACTCAGGAGTATATTGATCGGCTTTTGAGCCGTGGACTCGGGGCCGGCCAGCCTTTCCTCTTCCCTAATCTCGTCCTGAATGCTGCCGCTGGTTGGGCGGCGATCGAATTTGATATTCAGGGACCCAATATCACGGTCTCCGAGCATGAAGCATCCGGCGAAACTGCTCTGGTCACAGCCTTCGACCTTCTTGCGTCCGGTTCTGTCGACCGAGTCCTCGCCTCCGGCATGGACGAGTTCAGCCAGGTACTGCTGCACGCGTTGGAAGATCGCCACCTGCTGGACCCTCGATGTCTCGGCAAACCGGAGAATAAGGCCTCGGGCAGACGCAATTTGATCCCCGGTGAAAGCGGCAGCACCTTGGTGCTGGAACGCCTCTCGAGGGCTCGCACGCGCGGGCACGAACCGCTCGCTGTTCTCGCGGATGCGGCCACCATGGGAACCGGTAGTCGAGCCCATCAATTTACGGCACCGAAAGCTGCCGCTGCTGCTGTGCAAGGGTGGCTACAGAACCGGGATGTTGACCTCCTGATCAGTTCCGGTGCCTGCAGTGCAGCCCGAGATGCTGTCGATCAAGCGATCGGCGAAGCTGCCGGGAACCCGACACAAATCGACCTGAGCGCCTATGTCGGAGAGACTCCCTCCGGTGGGGTCCTCGCTGCCGCGATCGGCGCTCTCTCTTGCGCCGCCGGGCACGGCCCGGGCACAGCAGCCGTATCGCCTCTCTCCAATGTTCTGATCAGCGGCGTCGCCCGCGGGGGTCTGGTCGCACCCCTCCTTTTAC is a genomic window of Candidatus Binatia bacterium containing:
- a CDS encoding beta-ketoacyl synthase N-terminal-like domain-containing protein, with the protein product MNDPVVISGAGLITPLGTGASAVWAAIERGESGIRHLEDDDPRFARGVDPDKAPACRFGGFVQGFTPRELIQSNQLRRMDWLSRLLLGSARLAIQHANIEEEIASAPERTAIVAGSAFGAQRETQEYIDRLLSRGLGAGQPFLFPNLVLNAAAGWAAIEFDIQGPNITVSEHEASGETALVTAFDLLASGSVDRVLASGMDEFSQVLLHALEDRHLLDPRCLGKPENKASGRRNLIPGESGSTLVLERLSRARTRGHEPLAVLADAATMGTGSRAHQFTAPKAAAAAVQGWLQNRDVDLLISSGACSAARDAVDQAIGEAAGNPTQIDLSAYVGETPSGGVLAAAIGALSCAAGHGPGTAAVSPLSNVLISGVARGGLVAPLLLQSLEKGIAGPQS